Below is a genomic region from Desulfobacter sp..
CTCAAGGGGCCAGGGCAGGGACTTCCGGAACCTCATCTTTTTTCAGTGAAATCGACCATGCTGAAATCAGGGCGCTAAAGCATCTGCAATCCTATGAAGGGGTGTTCAAACCCGATGACGCTGTGCTTTTTTGCACCATGGAACCTTGTCTCATGTGCTTTTCTGCCATCCTTCTTTCAGGCATAAAAACAATTGTTTTTGCCTATGAAGATGTCATGGGCGGGGGGACCTGTGTGGACTTGAGCGCTTTGCCTCCCCTTTATCGGGATGCCGGGGTCAAGGTGGTTTCCAGTGTGCTGCGTCAAAAAAGTCTTGATCTTTTTTATGATTTTTTTAATAAAGAGGCTAACTTATACTGGAAGGGGAGTCTGTTGGAAGCATATACTCTGGCACAAAAACAAACAAAGGGGGAATGAAAATATTTGCTTGCTTTTATTGGGTTGTGCCGTTATACTTCTAAGGTTATGCTTGTT
It encodes:
- a CDS encoding nucleoside deaminase; this encodes MTYEFFMEKAMEQAMAAYDQGQFPVGCVIVQDGKVIAQGARAGTSGTSSFFSEIDHAEIRALKHLQSYEGVFKPDDAVLFCTMEPCLMCFSAILLSGIKTIVFAYEDVMGGGTCVDLSALPPLYRDAGVKVVSSVLRQKSLDLFYDFFNKEANLYWKGSLLEAYTLAQKQTKGE